ATAATTGAGTATTATTAATATGGCCTGGATCTATATTCTTATTGCTTCGGTATTTGAAATCTCGTGGGCTGTCGGCCTGAAGTACAGTCAGGGATTCACTCAGTTAAAGCCGTCAATTTTTACAGCTGTCACAATGATCTTAAGCTATATCTTCCTGGCAATGGGGACAAAAACATTACCTATTGGAACTGCATATGCAGTATGGACGGGAATAGGAGCCGTTGGTACTGCAATTTACGGTATGCTTTTTTTTGATGAGCCGAAAGAACTGATAAGGATCTTTTTCATCTTTCTTATCGTAATAGGAATAATCGGATTAAGGTTAACATATAAGAGCGCACAGATTCAGTAATGAAGAAGTTATCCCACGAAGAGATCTCGCTTAAAAGAACTTCACTCGATAAGATAGAATCGGTTGAGAAATTGCCTGTATATGTTCTTTTGAACAGCATACGTAGCAGTTATAATGTGGGTTCGATTTTCAGGACATCCGACGGAGCCATGATAGAGAAACTCTATTTATGCGGTTATACTCCGACTCCGGAAAAGAAAGAAGTTGCGAAGACAGCTTTAGGAGCTCAGAACAGCATCAAATGGGAATATATTAAGGATCCGAAAGAATTAATCCTTGACATGAAGAAAAAAGGAATTAAAATTTGTGCTCTTGAGCTGACCGACAAAAGTATTCCCTACCACCGGTTTACTCATTCAGATTTTCCGGTCTGCCTTATAGTAGGCAACGAAATTTCCGGCGTATCGCAGGACCTAATTGAACTATGCGATTTTTCTTTAGAAATACCTCAATACGGGATTAAACAATCTCTAAATGTCGCCGTAGCATACGGCATTTCTATTTTTGAATTACGGAAGGTTTTCGATCTTAAATTGAAATGATTATAAGTTTATTTAAACTAACCTGCTGCAGTAAAGAAACTTTCCCCGTTATCCTTTACATGAATAAAGAGCAGATTTGCGCGGACGAGTTTAATAAGAGTTCTCGAAGCTCTTCTGTCAGAGATATTCGCAGCTTTACTTAATTCCTTTACAGAAATGCATTCGTTTTTATTCAAAAACTCGAACACAATTCTTTCCTCTTTGCCAAGAGAATAATTTACAAGCGATTTTCCTGTCTGCCGGGTCTGCATCAGTTTGATCATCTCCTTGCTGGCAAGAATACTCTTATCGTTAACGCGGACGTAAACCTGGGCGGTATTCAGGTCGAGACTGGCTGAATAGTCCTGAATTCTATGTGGTTTTGTACCGGATTCAGGAATTTCAACTACGAGGATCTCTTTATTTTCAATCTCAAATGAATGAATGCTTAATTTAACTTCCGGTTCACAATATCTAGTTGCGGTTTGAATTATCAGCTCGGTATCGCTTTTTTCGCTTTCGATACCGTAGATAGACTTATCATCGTCAATTCCGATCAGAATTGAGCCGCCGTCAGTATTTGCGAAAGCGATTATACTTTTTGCAATTTTTTCGTGAGTGGAGAAACGCTGCTTGAATTCGATATGAAGTCCCTCGCCCGCTTCGATCATTTCAAGAACTTTTCTGCGGTTCATTTCAAAGAGAAATTATTATTAAATAATTACAATATTTTTTTTAGCGAATCGGATTTCTGAATCTTCATAGAATCGGGTAAAACCTTACTACCGGATTTGATACGCAAAGAGTCGGACCTGGATTCACCCGGTAGTAATTCCTTTAATTTTCCGGGAGCCTCTTTCTGGTTTAAAATACTCCGATCGTGTTCAGGAGGAGTTTCTTTTTTTTCTTCCGCCTCTTTCGGTTTTGCCGCTTCTAATTTTTCTCTTTCTTCCTGAGCAATTCTCTCCTGTTCGTTTTTATATTCGGTATATTTTGCATAAACCGCTCGGCCGATAGGCGTGGACATATATTCCTTTGAGGAAAGGATTCCGTAATAAAACGCAGAAGAATCATACTCCTTCAACTCTTCGTGTATAAGCCCGATATAGTAGATCGACTTTGGTGTAAAAGTGGAAGTTGGATATTTTAAGTAAATATCTCTGAATGCTTTTATTGCATCGCGGAAATTCTTGTTGTAGTAAAGTTCTTCGGCTGCTACATAAAAATTTTCAGCAGGATCTTCTGTCGCTACAATTACCTTTTTCTCCTCCTCTTTAATCAGTCCGAGTTTTTTTCCCGCTTCCTTAAAAAGAGTTGAGTTCGGATATTCATCATAGATAATTTGATACAGGCTATCAGCAGATTTTTTCTCATTAACCGTTTCATAATATGTAGCCAGTGCAAAGAGAGTTTGAACGCGTTTCGGTTTATCAGCATATTTATCGAGCACTAATCGGAAATAATAATTAGCTGAATCGGGCACATCAAGCTCCGAGAAAAAATGGCTCCCGAAGTTATAGTAATTTTCTGCAAGCAGTGTATTTACGGAATCGACAGATATTTTGGGTCTAACCGGTTTTTGAGCTTTACCGATCGATATAAGGTACTTTAGCGTAATTTCTTCCTTTTTATTTGTCGTGGATTGAAGATCGGGCTGCTGCATCTGCTGCTGGTTAGTCTGAAGCTCAGAATTAATCTGCTGAGTCTGAGGAACTATCTGGTTCTGCTGGCTCATCTGAGTCAGCTGTTCAGCTTTCCTCCTGTTCTCATCAAGAAATTCATTCATAGCTATATCATAATCGATCGAATCCTGAACGAATTTTTCAGGTTTTTCTATATAGACGATTTGTTTATTAAGGTCCTCGACCGATTTTCTGATATTAAAATACTTATCGATATTGCGGGCGCGGACACCCGATTTTTCCTTGATCTCTTTTTCGACATAAGATGAGGTTGCTTTATTATAATATTTCAAAGAGCTGTCGTAATCCCTGTAATATCTTTCATAAATTTCGCCAAGTTTGAATCCGGCAAACCCGGCTGCCGGATAATTCCGGTAAGTGGAATCTACTTCCACAAAAATCTGAACAGCTTTCTCATATTCATTCTTCTCCTGGAAAACCTGTCCTATCTCAACGAGGATTCTATCCATATGAAGATTGAATTTGCCGCCGTCGCGTAATTCGATCAGTTCGCTTTCGCTATCATCAAGCCTGCCCATTTTTTTCAGAAGTTTTGCATGTTCCAGCCGGCTTTCGAATTCTATTTCGAATGTAGGAGAAAAATTCATTACTGAGGCAAATGAGTTGAGCGCATTTTCGTTCTCATTCATTTTGAGATAGATCTTTCCTAGCTGAAAAGATACCAGGGCTTTTACTTCGTCGTTATCATTATTCTCCATCAACCAGTTGCATTCGGTAATAGCATTTGAATTTTCCTCCCGGAATAAGAAAAATCCGATTTTCGTAATTGATGCATCCGTAAACAACTCTTCGTCATCCTCATTCCTGGCATCATTCTTCACTTCTTCAATCAGTGCCAGACCTTCATCAAAACTTCTTAACTGAAGATAAGTCTTTGCAAGCCAGAGTTTATTCTCCAAAAAATATTCCGATTCCTGCAGCGCGGACAATTCAAGAAATTTTCTTTGAGCGCTGGCATATTCCTGCTGATAATAAAAAGCTTTACCCGTCATGAAAAGAGCATCATCTACGTAAGAGGATTCTTTATGGAACTGGAGAATTTTAGAACATTTCTCAATTACTTTGGTCAAATCCTGTTTGAGTTGTGCCATTGGAATAATCTGTTGTTGTTGCTGCTGTTGCTGTGTTTGAGTAATTCCCGGTTGAGTCCTGATTACCGGTACGTTCTGCT
This Melioribacteraceae bacterium DNA region includes the following protein-coding sequences:
- a CDS encoding multidrug efflux SMR transporter, producing the protein MAWIYILIASVFEISWAVGLKYSQGFTQLKPSIFTAVTMILSYIFLAMGTKTLPIGTAYAVWTGIGAVGTAIYGMLFFDEPKELIRIFFIFLIVIGIIGLRLTYKSAQIQ
- a CDS encoding RNA methyltransferase, with the translated sequence MKKLSHEEISLKRTSLDKIESVEKLPVYVLLNSIRSSYNVGSIFRTSDGAMIEKLYLCGYTPTPEKKEVAKTALGAQNSIKWEYIKDPKELILDMKKKGIKICALELTDKSIPYHRFTHSDFPVCLIVGNEISGVSQDLIELCDFSLEIPQYGIKQSLNVAVAYGISIFELRKVFDLKLK
- a CDS encoding ATP-binding protein → MNRRKVLEMIEAGEGLHIEFKQRFSTHEKIAKSIIAFANTDGGSILIGIDDDKSIYGIESEKSDTELIIQTATRYCEPEVKLSIHSFEIENKEILVVEIPESGTKPHRIQDYSASLDLNTAQVYVRVNDKSILASKEMIKLMQTRQTGKSLVNYSLGKEERIVFEFLNKNECISVKELSKAANISDRRASRTLIKLVRANLLFIHVKDNGESFFTAAG
- a CDS encoding tetratricopeptide repeat protein, whose product is MNPVRKHYKQKKGAPISVFTIITNKHYIKMPFVKKLSLLTPVVLLFLFNSCGVWTDFTTYFNTYYNARTLFDRTEEEILKHKKDPFEFREAANQTTQQNVPVIRTQPGITQTQQQQQQQQIIPMAQLKQDLTKVIEKCSKILQFHKESSYVDDALFMTGKAFYYQQEYASAQRKFLELSALQESEYFLENKLWLAKTYLQLRSFDEGLALIEEVKNDARNEDDEELFTDASITKIGFFLFREENSNAITECNWLMENNDNDEVKALVSFQLGKIYLKMNENENALNSFASVMNFSPTFEIEFESRLEHAKLLKKMGRLDDSESELIELRDGGKFNLHMDRILVEIGQVFQEKNEYEKAVQIFVEVDSTYRNYPAAGFAGFKLGEIYERYYRDYDSSLKYYNKATSSYVEKEIKEKSGVRARNIDKYFNIRKSVEDLNKQIVYIEKPEKFVQDSIDYDIAMNEFLDENRRKAEQLTQMSQQNQIVPQTQQINSELQTNQQQMQQPDLQSTTNKKEEITLKYLISIGKAQKPVRPKISVDSVNTLLAENYYNFGSHFFSELDVPDSANYYFRLVLDKYADKPKRVQTLFALATYYETVNEKKSADSLYQIIYDEYPNSTLFKEAGKKLGLIKEEEKKVIVATEDPAENFYVAAEELYYNKNFRDAIKAFRDIYLKYPTSTFTPKSIYYIGLIHEELKEYDSSAFYYGILSSKEYMSTPIGRAVYAKYTEYKNEQERIAQEEREKLEAAKPKEAEEKKETPPEHDRSILNQKEAPGKLKELLPGESRSDSLRIKSGSKVLPDSMKIQKSDSLKKIL